Proteins from one Mytilus galloprovincialis chromosome 11, xbMytGall1.hap1.1, whole genome shotgun sequence genomic window:
- the LOC143051885 gene encoding uncharacterized protein LOC143051885 translates to MQSIIPVNMLRIIICSLLLSLNIESVSSKTIIRPPTDYVCPEVKCSEDCPRGYTHDIHGCNTCDCKHTPFQTEVGKCPKSSKSNIECPAKLSHSCDTDYDCSGGKKCCTFGCNRKCIYPKHGPLIYPPACGPGVCFISCPYGNIVDSRGCETCRCKPKPRPIPYPCPRIMCLTRHCYHGGGPLKDRHGCPTCGCR, encoded by the exons ATGCAAAGTATTATACCTGTAAACATGTTACGGATTATTATATGCAGTTTACTATTGTCGCTAAACATTGag TCAGTGTCATCGAAAACGA TAATAAGACCACCAACAGATTATGTCTGCCCCGAAGTTAAATGTAGTGAGGATTGTCCACGGGGATACACCCATGATATTCATGGCTGTAATACTTGTGACTGTAAACATACAC cATTTCAAACTGAGGTTGGCAAATGTCCAAAAAGTTCTAAGTCAAATATAGAATGTCCCGCTAAGCTAAGTCATAGTTGTGATACTGACTACGACTGCAGTGGAGGAAAGAAATGTTGCACTTTTGGATGTAATAGGAAGTGTATTTATCCAAAGCATGGACCGTTGATATATCCTCCGGCGTGCGGACCGGGAGTGTGTTTTATATCATGTCCGTACGGAAATATCGTAGATAGCCGTGGTTGCGAAACATGCCGCTGTAAACCGAAACCTAGACCAATAC CTTATCCATGTCCTAGGATTATGTGTCTGACAAGACACTGTTACCATGGTGGGGGCCCTTTGAAAGATAGACATGGATGTCCAACGTGCGGATGCAG ATAA